The sequence ATTCCTAACCCTTTTTTCTAAGTTTGTACACTCATATGGTGAATATAAGAGCAATTATCCCAGTAGCTGGTGTTGGTACAAGATTGAGACCGCACACGTACACACTTCCAAAGGTTTTGCTGAATGTTGCAGGTAAACCTATCATTGCACACATAATGGATAAAGTAACGTCCGAAGGAATAAATAAAGCAACATTTATTGTTGGCTATCTTGGTGAAATGGTAGAAGAGTTCATTCGTGATAATTATAAAATTCAATGTGATTTTATCTATCAAGAGGAACGAAAAGGGCTTGGACACGCGGTCTACATGGCTAAAGAAACTTTCGGCAAGGACGAATTGTTAATAATTCTTGGTGATACGATTTTTGACGTCGATTTAAAATCTATGCTCAGCTCAAAACATTCTGCTCTTGGAGTAAAAAAAGTAGACGATCCAAGAAGATTTGGAGTAGCGGTTGTAAAAAATAATCTTATCACTCAATTAGTGGAAAAACCCGAAGAGCAAATAAGCAGCTTGGCAATCGTTGGTTTATATTATATAAAAAATTCACAACTTTTAAATAAGTCGCTAAACAATTTAATATCATCAAATAAATTAACTAAAGGTGAATATCAGCTTACAGATGCACTTGAACATATGATTCAATCAGGCGAAAAGTTTGAACCATTTATAGTCGATGGCTGGTACGATTGCGGCAAACCTGAAACACTGCTTGCTACAAATCATCACTTGTTAAAAATCAAAAACAACTTCAAAGAAGTTCCTGGAGTACAAGTGATCCCTCCCGTGTTCATTTCACCTAATAGTAAAATTTCAAACAGCATCATTGGACCATACACAACGGTTAATGATGGAGCTGATATTTCTAATTCGATAATAAAAAACAGTATTATAGGTTATAAAGCAATTGTAGAAAATTCAATGCTTCACAATTCGATCATCGGAAATAATACTATTGTCAAAGGGCAGTATAAAAAGCTGAATACCGGTGATTCAAGCGAAATAGAGTTTTATTAACAATGGAGAAAATATATGTCTTTTTTGTTCACTTCTGAGTCAGTTTCAGAAGGTCATCCCGATAAAGTATGCGACCAAATTTCAGATGCGGTTCTTGATGCCTTAATCGAACAAGATCCGAATTCTCGCGTTGCATGCGAAACATTCGTAACAACTGGTCTTGTTCTGGTTGGCGGAGAAATAACTACGAATGCTTATGTTGATGTTCAAGATATAGTGAGAAAAACAGTTAATGAAATTGGTTATACAAGCGCGGAATATAAATTTGATGGCGAATCATGTTCGGTTTTGAATGCAATTCATTCACAATCGCCGGATATAGCGATGGGTGTAGATAAAGGAGGAGCTGGAGATCAAGGATTAATGTTCGGTTATGCAAACGATCAAACACCAGAATTTATGCCCGCACCGATTGTGTATGCTCACAAATTAGTTAAACGTCTTGCTCATATTCGAAAAAGAGAAAACGGATTGATGCCTTACTTGAGACCTGATTCAAAATCCCAAGTAACCATTCAATATGATGACAATAAGAAACCGATTCGAGTAGATACAGTCGTTATTTCGACTCAACACGATGGGGATGCAAAACAATC is a genomic window of Ignavibacteria bacterium containing:
- a CDS encoding nucleotidyl transferase; amino-acid sequence: MRAIIPVAGVGTRLRPHTYTLPKVLLNVAGKPIIAHIMDKVTSEGINKATFIVGYLGEMVEEFIRDNYKIQCDFIYQEERKGLGHAVYMAKETFGKDELLIILGDTIFDVDLKSMLSSKHSALGVKKVDDPRRFGVAVVKNNLITQLVEKPEEQISSLAIVGLYYIKNSQLLNKSLNNLISSNKLTKGEYQLTDALEHMIQSGEKFEPFIVDGWYDCGKPETLLATNHHLLKIKNNFKEVPGVQVIPPVFISPNSKISNSIIGPYTTVNDGADISNSIIKNSIIGYKAIVENSMLHNSIIGNNTIVKGQYKKLNTGDSSEIEFY
- a CDS encoding methionine adenosyltransferase — its product is MSFLFTSESVSEGHPDKVCDQISDAVLDALIEQDPNSRVACETFVTTGLVLVGGEITTNAYVDVQDIVRKTVNEIGYTSAEYKFDGESCSVLNAIHSQSPDIAMGVDKGGAGDQGLMFGYANDQTPEFMPAPIVYAHKLVKRLAHIRKRENGLMPYLRPDSKSQVTIQYDDNKKPIRVDTVVISTQHDGDAKQSKIKADAIEHVIKKIIPEHLLDKKTKYHVNPTGRFEIGGPHGDSGLTGRKIIVDTYGGYAPHGGGAFSGKDPSKVDRSATYAMRHLAKNIVAAKLASECLVQVAYAIGVVQPVSIYVNTFGTGIMPDKELAAIIKKEVDLSPRGIIKRLDLLKPIYKKTASYGHFGRNEKEFTWEKLDLVPLFKKYA